In the Magnetospira sp. QH-2 genome, one interval contains:
- a CDS encoding multicopper oxidase family protein translates to MDRRQFLIGGSALVASTALPRLPAEAMESRRLTAKPATVAFFGPEEPATPVWAYDGAVPGPVLRAKQGESLKATLENGLADPTTIHWHGLRTPNAMDGVPFLTQPPVLPGEDFLYDIPLQDAGTFWYHPHVNSAEQVGRGLSGALVVEEKDPPRVDRDLVWQIDDWRLQEDGNLAPFGGFHDKAHGGRLGNVATINGKVGESLRVRAGERIRLRLVNSANARTFGLSFGDLDPWLMARDGHPVEPRRMGTGLVVLPPGGRSDLIIDLNGKPADKIKVVDSYYSRSVYTLAEIHYSDESPLRRAPLPTPNPFPANPVALPDPKITEIHEMVFQGGAMGGLRSADYKGTEMGLREIAQMGLVWAVNGKVLPPMEEGDLGDPMLDMKLGRTYRLRWRNDTAFDHPIHMHGHSFHLLSRNGKNLERPVILDTVLIQPDQYVDVAFVADNPGDWALHCHILEHAAAGMMGFLRVS, encoded by the coding sequence TTGGATCGTCGACAATTCCTCATCGGCGGTAGCGCCCTGGTGGCAAGCACCGCGCTCCCGCGCCTCCCTGCCGAGGCCATGGAATCCCGTCGACTGACCGCCAAACCGGCGACCGTCGCCTTTTTTGGTCCCGAGGAACCGGCCACGCCGGTCTGGGCCTATGACGGGGCCGTTCCGGGGCCGGTCCTGCGTGCCAAGCAAGGGGAATCACTGAAGGCTACCCTGGAGAACGGTCTGGCTGACCCGACGACCATCCATTGGCACGGGTTGCGGACACCCAACGCCATGGACGGCGTGCCCTTTCTGACCCAACCGCCCGTCCTGCCCGGAGAAGACTTCCTGTACGATATTCCGCTCCAGGATGCCGGAACCTTCTGGTACCACCCCCACGTCAACAGTGCCGAGCAGGTGGGGCGCGGGCTGTCCGGTGCCCTGGTGGTGGAGGAAAAGGACCCGCCCCGCGTGGACCGGGACCTGGTCTGGCAGATCGATGATTGGCGGCTCCAGGAGGATGGCAATTTGGCTCCCTTCGGGGGCTTTCATGACAAAGCCCATGGGGGTCGACTGGGTAACGTCGCCACCATCAACGGCAAGGTGGGCGAATCGTTACGGGTCAGAGCAGGCGAGCGCATCCGATTGCGGCTCGTCAACAGCGCTAATGCCCGCACATTCGGGCTTTCCTTCGGCGATTTGGATCCCTGGCTCATGGCCCGTGACGGCCATCCGGTCGAACCGCGACGCATGGGCACCGGCCTGGTGGTCCTGCCTCCCGGCGGACGGAGTGATCTGATCATCGATCTGAACGGCAAGCCGGCAGACAAGATCAAGGTCGTGGACAGCTACTATTCCCGGTCGGTCTACACCCTCGCAGAGATTCACTATTCGGACGAGTCCCCCTTGCGACGCGCCCCCCTGCCCACCCCCAATCCTTTTCCCGCCAATCCGGTGGCCCTCCCCGATCCCAAGATCACCGAAATCCATGAAATGGTGTTCCAGGGCGGCGCCATGGGCGGCCTGCGCAGCGCCGACTACAAAGGCACCGAAATGGGCCTGCGCGAGATCGCCCAAATGGGTCTGGTCTGGGCAGTGAACGGCAAGGTCCTGCCGCCGATGGAAGAAGGGGACCTGGGCGACCCGATGCTGGACATGAAACTAGGCCGTACCTATCGTTTGCGCTGGCGCAACGATACGGCTTTCGACCACCCCATCCACATGCATGGCCATTCGTTCCACCTGCTGTCCCGCAACGGCAAGAATCTGGAAAGGCCGGTGATTCTGGATACAGTTCTGATTCAGCCAGACCAATATGTGGACGTGGCTTTCGTCGCCGACAATCCGGGTGACTGGGCGCTGCATTGCCATATTCTTGAACATGCCGCCGCCGGGATGATGGGATTCCTGCGGGTAAGCTAA
- a CDS encoding tellurite resistance TerB family protein translates to MGFLSVLTERFQAELERQRNRPFLRASMAACALVAAADGEVSLGERVRVDQILETLESLRVFDPHEGVDLFNGFSDAILQHPKEGHASALQLVLDFVEGEPTTAHLLIRVCLAVSEANGEKNLADQIEIVSLCSQMGIDPETVGLYTPDSLVEESAKHS, encoded by the coding sequence ATGGGTTTTTTGAGCGTCCTGACCGAACGATTCCAAGCAGAGTTGGAGCGGCAGCGCAATCGACCGTTTTTGCGTGCATCCATGGCCGCCTGTGCGCTGGTTGCCGCGGCGGACGGCGAGGTTTCGTTAGGCGAACGGGTACGGGTGGACCAGATCCTGGAAACCCTGGAATCGCTCCGCGTTTTCGATCCTCATGAAGGCGTGGATCTGTTCAATGGGTTTTCGGATGCCATTCTCCAGCACCCCAAGGAGGGGCACGCATCGGCTTTACAGTTGGTATTGGATTTTGTTGAAGGGGAACCGACCACGGCCCACCTGTTGATACGGGTTTGCCTGGCGGTGAGTGAAGCCAACGGCGAAAAAAACCTGGCGGACCAAATCGAGATCGTCAGTTTGTGCAGCCAGATGGGGATCGACCCGGAAACAGTTGGCCTCTATACCCCCGATTCCCTGGTCGAAGAATCCGCCAAGCATTCATGA
- a CDS encoding DUF302 domain-containing protein has product MSYHFTTTLSTSMDAAIETVTAALQAKGFGVLTTIDVGATLKKKLDVDFRPYVILGACNPGFAHKALQAEDKIGVMLPCNVILQESEAGTIEVSAVDPIASMQAIENQALGDIATQVQGLLKSVIDEL; this is encoded by the coding sequence ATGAGCTATCATTTCACCACCACTCTTTCCACCTCCATGGATGCCGCCATCGAGACGGTCACCGCGGCCCTTCAGGCCAAGGGGTTTGGTGTCTTGACCACCATCGACGTGGGAGCGACGCTGAAAAAGAAGCTGGACGTGGATTTCCGGCCCTACGTGATCCTCGGTGCCTGCAATCCGGGCTTCGCCCACAAGGCGTTGCAGGCCGAGGACAAGATCGGTGTCATGCTGCCTTGCAATGTGATCTTGCAGGAATCCGAAGCCGGGACCATCGAGGTTTCGGCGGTGGACCCGATTGCCTCCATGCAGGCCATCGAGAACCAAGCCCTGGGCGATATCGCGACACAGGTCCAAGGACTGCTCAAGTCCGTCATCGACGAACTCTGA
- a CDS encoding SiaB family protein kinase → MIGDSIYDLRTYLRGHEVLFCYSGAVNEKVLTGIGDALKRKMSMDGADTRSARGVFSVFVEQMQNIIRYSEEAEPEQDGLSGELRHGVLVVGRRDDAYFVVCGNMIRSSEVQRLNTALSEIQGMTRDEIKKRFKAVLRGAVPKGSKGAGVGFMDIALRATRPIDFRFQDIDEDMAFFTLEAVI, encoded by the coding sequence ATGATCGGGGATTCCATATACGATCTCAGAACCTATCTGAGAGGACATGAAGTGCTTTTCTGCTACAGCGGGGCCGTGAACGAAAAGGTCCTGACAGGGATCGGTGACGCCCTGAAGCGCAAGATGTCCATGGATGGCGCGGATACCCGGTCGGCCCGGGGGGTGTTTTCCGTGTTCGTCGAGCAGATGCAGAACATCATTCGATACTCCGAAGAAGCCGAACCCGAACAGGACGGTCTCAGCGGGGAACTGCGTCATGGGGTTTTGGTGGTCGGGCGCCGGGATGATGCCTATTTCGTGGTCTGCGGCAATATGATCCGCTCAAGCGAAGTCCAGCGCCTGAATACGGCCTTGAGCGAAATCCAAGGCATGACCCGCGATGAAATCAAGAAACGCTTCAAGGCAGTATTGCGTGGCGCGGTGCCGAAAGGCTCCAAGGGCGCCGGTGTGGGTTTCATGGATATCGCCCTGCGCGCCACTCGGCCCATTGATTTTCGCTTCCAGGACATTGACGAAGACATGGCTTTCTTCACCTTGGAAGCGGTGATCTAA
- a CDS encoding sensor histidine kinase KdpD, with the protein MAVDPAMVLSRVRHDLRQPLQAMILLLDVLKTEELAESSVRLVEKLERAAGNLGVLLDQVLDYAWLTSGEISVVTTTIPLAPLVHRLWQGDVTMEIDNLSLASDPKLLEMALRPVMDNAIRQGSASFHCRRENGRLRIEIRDEGPGIPSEEVARIFDPFFQGESGTAGPGPGLGLATTRQATALLGGSIEVASAPGKGSCFCLDFPLAK; encoded by the coding sequence ATGGCCGTTGATCCGGCGATGGTGCTGTCGCGGGTTCGTCACGACCTTCGCCAGCCATTGCAGGCCATGATTTTGTTGCTGGACGTCCTCAAGACCGAAGAGCTCGCCGAGAGTTCGGTCCGGTTGGTGGAAAAGCTGGAACGAGCCGCTGGCAATCTGGGAGTCCTGCTGGATCAGGTGCTTGATTACGCCTGGCTCACCTCAGGCGAGATCTCTGTCGTCACCACCACCATTCCTTTGGCGCCGCTTGTGCATCGACTGTGGCAGGGGGATGTGACGATGGAAATCGACAACCTTTCGCTCGCCAGCGACCCCAAGCTGCTCGAAATGGCCTTGCGCCCAGTTATGGACAACGCCATCCGACAGGGTTCCGCGTCTTTTCACTGCCGTCGCGAGAATGGAAGGCTCAGGATCGAGATACGCGATGAAGGCCCTGGCATTCCGAGCGAGGAGGTCGCGCGGATCTTCGATCCCTTTTTCCAAGGAGAGTCCGGCACGGCCGGTCCTGGACCAGGCCTGGGACTGGCCACGACCCGGCAGGCGACAGCATTGCTCGGCGGCTCCATTGAAGTTGCCTCGGCCCCGGGGAAAGGCTCGTGCTTCTGCCTGGACTTTCCCCTCGCCAAATAG
- the purB gene encoding adenylosuccinate lyase, producing MIPRYSRPEMTAIWEAANKFRIWFEIEAHACDAQAELGVIPKAAAKAVWDRGDLPYTPERIARIDAIEMETKHDVIAFLTELAEHVGEDARFVHQGMTSSDVLDTCFSVQLSQAADILLADLDRVLAALKKRAMETKMMVCMGRSHGIHAEPSTMGLKFARFYAEFARNKERLQWAREEVATCAISGAVGTFANIDPAVEEYVAQKLDLQVEPVSTQVIPRDRHAMFFATLGVIASSMENLATEVRHLQRTEVREAQEYFAPGQKGSSAMPHKRNPILTENLTGLARIVRSAVVPALENVTLWHERDISHSSVERMIGPDATITLDFALNRLVGLVDKLVVYPENMLDHLNAFGGIHDAQRVLLFLTQNDVSREDAYKIVQRNAMRVWKSFGIDPDDPSKAAELDELDRLAAEHDNRLFFFLSHDEDLARVLDVTKLSSLLDEDSLSYHTKRVNEIFRRIFGEN from the coding sequence ATGATTCCCCGTTATTCCCGTCCCGAGATGACCGCCATTTGGGAGGCCGCTAATAAGTTCCGCATCTGGTTCGAGATTGAGGCCCATGCCTGCGACGCCCAAGCGGAATTGGGCGTTATACCCAAGGCGGCAGCCAAAGCCGTTTGGGACCGTGGCGATCTCCCTTATACACCCGAGCGCATCGCCCGCATTGATGCCATCGAGATGGAAACCAAGCATGACGTCATCGCCTTTCTGACCGAGTTGGCCGAACATGTGGGCGAGGATGCGCGCTTCGTGCATCAGGGCATGACCTCGTCGGATGTGCTGGATACCTGTTTTTCAGTGCAGCTCAGTCAAGCCGCCGACATTTTGCTGGCCGACCTGGACAGGGTCCTGGCGGCGCTGAAAAAGCGCGCCATGGAAACCAAGATGATGGTCTGCATGGGCCGCTCCCATGGCATCCATGCCGAGCCTTCCACCATGGGCTTGAAGTTCGCCCGCTTCTATGCCGAGTTCGCCCGCAACAAGGAACGCCTGCAATGGGCCCGCGAGGAAGTGGCCACCTGCGCCATCTCCGGCGCCGTTGGCACCTTTGCCAACATCGACCCGGCGGTCGAGGAATACGTGGCCCAGAAGCTGGACCTGCAAGTGGAGCCGGTCTCCACCCAGGTGATTCCGCGTGATCGCCACGCCATGTTCTTTGCCACTCTCGGCGTCATTGCCAGCTCCATGGAAAACCTTGCCACCGAGGTCCGCCACCTGCAACGCACCGAGGTGCGCGAGGCTCAGGAATACTTCGCCCCGGGGCAAAAGGGCTCGTCGGCCATGCCCCATAAGCGCAATCCGATCCTCACGGAGAATCTGACCGGGCTGGCACGCATCGTCCGTTCGGCGGTGGTCCCGGCGCTGGAAAACGTCACTTTGTGGCATGAGCGCGATATTTCCCATTCCTCGGTGGAACGGATGATCGGCCCGGATGCCACCATCACCCTGGACTTTGCCCTCAACCGTCTGGTCGGGCTGGTGGATAAGTTGGTGGTCTATCCGGAAAACATGCTGGATCATCTGAATGCCTTTGGCGGTATCCATGATGCCCAACGGGTGCTGCTATTCCTGACCCAGAATGATGTATCCCGCGAGGACGCCTATAAGATCGTTCAACGCAATGCCATGCGAGTGTGGAAGAGCTTCGGCATCGACCCGGACGACCCCAGCAAGGCCGCCGAACTGGATGAACTGGACCGACTGGCCGCCGAACACGACAATCGGTTGTTCTTCTTCCTGTCCCACGACGAAGATCTGGCGCGGGTGCTTGATGTAACCAAACTGAGCAGCCTGCTGGATGAAGACTCACTAAGCTATCACACCAAGCGAGTGAACGAGATCTTCCGACGTATCTTCGGCGAAAACTGA
- a CDS encoding response regulator transcription factor gives MRIILADDHALIRETLSLYLTRLADDVTVLEASSFNEAHAEMKNGGGADLVILDLVMPGMKDFAGLITLKDEYPELPVVILSAAVESHQAKRSLELGARGYIPKTIRGPQLIDALKKVLDGERFVPDDLLVDIESQPEVSALTQREREVLVLLTQGHSNRDIAERLGIKEITVKVHLKSVFRKFQVSNRTQAVRKAMDLGLASPG, from the coding sequence ATGCGTATTATTCTCGCCGACGACCATGCCTTGATCAGGGAAACGCTCTCTTTGTATCTGACTCGTTTGGCCGACGATGTCACGGTACTCGAAGCGTCCAGTTTCAACGAAGCCCATGCCGAGATGAAAAACGGTGGCGGCGCGGATTTGGTCATCCTGGATCTGGTAATGCCGGGAATGAAGGACTTTGCCGGTCTGATTACGCTGAAGGATGAATATCCCGAATTGCCCGTGGTCATCCTGTCCGCCGCCGTTGAATCCCATCAGGCGAAACGGAGTCTGGAACTGGGTGCGCGAGGCTATATCCCCAAGACCATTCGCGGCCCGCAATTGATCGACGCGCTGAAAAAGGTTCTCGATGGAGAACGCTTCGTGCCCGACGACCTGTTGGTTGATATCGAATCCCAACCGGAAGTTTCGGCCCTGACTCAGCGCGAACGGGAAGTCCTGGTTCTGCTCACCCAGGGTCATTCCAACCGGGACATCGCCGAGCGTCTGGGGATCAAGGAAATTACCGTCAAGGTTCATCTTAAATCGGTGTTCCGCAAGTTCCAGGTCAGCAACCGCACCCAGGCGGTGCGCAAGGCCATGGACCTGGGACTGGCCAGCCCGGGCTGA
- a CDS encoding DUF2336 domain-containing protein, which produces MADKPADDAAVDSNYLLALARKKSKQSRSELAKMVAAFFNTGSDELNDRARSLIYDILHQVIADVENSVRHNLSEVLSEQDTAPRDLLRFLGNDEFAVAEPILLHSQVLMDEDLIEIIRHRTLEHQMAIAARRNISSDLSHELALTGEESVILRLLHNGDSDISRQTMEYLVEKSRTMSSIQEPIVRRNDLDEDLARKMVFWVSAALRSYILETWRLDPALVDEALEKTIIKERRLYELAGRKFVPGQDLISTLMATQEDRMQLLVAALHEGEVPLFISMFRQVSGLRARLVRRILFEPGGEGLAIACRAIGLNRDAYGDIYVLSRMARAGAGEDIATDPEPKTALDFFDSVTHEAAERVVKLWSRGTDFLSAVRELQLSGDRGK; this is translated from the coding sequence ATGGCGGACAAGCCTGCAGACGACGCGGCGGTCGACAGCAATTATCTGTTGGCCCTGGCGCGCAAAAAATCCAAACAGTCCCGTTCCGAACTGGCCAAGATGGTCGCCGCCTTCTTCAATACAGGCAGCGACGAGCTGAATGACCGGGCCCGGTCATTGATCTACGATATCCTGCATCAGGTCATCGCCGACGTGGAAAACTCGGTGCGCCATAACCTGAGCGAGGTGTTATCGGAACAGGACACGGCGCCGCGTGATCTATTGCGGTTTTTGGGCAACGACGAGTTCGCCGTCGCCGAACCAATCCTTCTGCACAGTCAGGTGCTGATGGACGAAGACCTGATCGAGATCATCCGCCACCGGACCCTCGAACACCAAATGGCCATCGCGGCACGCCGCAATATCAGTTCTGATCTGTCCCATGAACTGGCGCTGACCGGCGAGGAAAGCGTGATCCTGCGGCTGCTGCACAATGGCGATTCGGATATTTCCCGCCAGACCATGGAATATCTGGTCGAAAAATCCCGCACCATGAGCTCCATCCAGGAACCCATCGTCCGGCGCAATGATCTGGACGAGGACCTGGCGCGCAAGATGGTGTTTTGGGTCAGCGCCGCCTTGCGCAGCTATATCTTGGAAACCTGGCGCCTGGACCCGGCGCTGGTGGACGAGGCTCTGGAAAAAACCATCATCAAGGAACGCCGCCTTTACGAACTGGCCGGACGCAAATTCGTCCCTGGACAGGATCTTATCTCCACCCTCATGGCGACGCAGGAAGACCGCATGCAGTTGCTTGTTGCCGCCTTGCACGAGGGCGAGGTGCCCTTGTTCATCAGCATGTTCCGTCAGGTTAGTGGCCTGCGTGCGCGGTTGGTCCGACGGATTTTGTTTGAACCGGGCGGCGAAGGCCTTGCCATCGCCTGTCGTGCCATCGGTCTGAATCGGGATGCCTACGGCGACATCTACGTGCTTTCGCGCATGGCCCGGGCCGGTGCCGGGGAGGACATCGCCACCGATCCTGAACCCAAAACCGCCTTGGACTTCTTTGATTCCGTCACCCATGAGGCCGCCGAACGGGTGGTCAAACTCTGGTCCAGAGGCACGGATTTCCTGTCTGCGGTTCGAGAACTACAGCTGTCAGGTGATCGGGGCAAATGA
- a CDS encoding LuxR C-terminal-related transcriptional regulator, with translation MGDRKGTTLDDLDQSLTLDEERRARRHALLRREQLVGLLDDCIFETDAHLRLTSISDPSVRHLGYYPVELVGCLLDDIIRPVLHRPNATPEQKRQPFRDLIHRYENRDGKLGLVRVSTTPLYDPADGSFLGLLGKLADASESVLAWQTLKKVSQVLDAEFVPLTITGPDHGILFSNPRFREITGYGEGELRRLSRSNLVFLSPDDPTPDQIEDRLTRHGACRGQSFYRNRRSDLFEVEEIGFRFVAGPERTPMTLWLLFDEQARRMAVSIPAFGEQAGVEKTLGHASRILGMISVLAALVPGFPTAQAAPSLGTGTKLAAAATVDSNAGEILKNLPRRQREVLSLMMKGYSNKHIARQLGISEATVKSHVRAVCDRLGAENRTQAVVLATNLGVKVS, from the coding sequence ATGGGCGATCGCAAGGGCACCACGCTTGACGACCTTGATCAAAGCCTGACTCTCGACGAGGAACGCCGGGCCCGCCGTCATGCGCTCTTGCGCCGCGAGCAGTTGGTTGGATTGCTGGACGACTGCATCTTTGAAACCGATGCCCATCTGCGACTTACCTCGATCTCCGACCCATCGGTGCGGCACTTGGGATACTACCCGGTGGAACTGGTGGGCTGTTTGCTTGATGACATCATCCGGCCTGTTCTGCACCGGCCCAATGCCACTCCGGAACAAAAGCGCCAGCCATTCCGCGACCTGATCCATCGCTATGAGAATCGGGATGGAAAGCTGGGCTTGGTCCGGGTGAGCACAACGCCGCTCTACGATCCAGCCGACGGCAGCTTTCTTGGTCTCCTTGGCAAGCTTGCCGATGCCAGCGAAAGCGTGCTGGCCTGGCAAACCCTGAAAAAGGTATCCCAGGTGCTGGATGCCGAGTTCGTGCCCTTGACCATCACCGGCCCCGATCACGGAATTCTGTTCAGCAATCCTCGATTCCGGGAAATCACGGGATATGGAGAAGGCGAACTTCGCCGTCTGTCGCGGAGTAATCTGGTCTTTCTTTCCCCCGACGATCCGACTCCGGACCAGATCGAGGATCGCCTGACGCGCCACGGCGCATGCCGGGGGCAGTCTTTTTATCGCAATCGGCGGAGCGATCTGTTCGAGGTGGAGGAAATCGGTTTCCGCTTTGTCGCGGGGCCCGAACGCACCCCCATGACCCTGTGGTTGCTATTCGACGAACAGGCCCGGCGCATGGCCGTTTCCATTCCAGCATTTGGCGAGCAGGCGGGGGTGGAAAAGACCCTCGGTCATGCCAGTCGCATTCTCGGCATGATCTCGGTGCTTGCCGCTCTGGTGCCTGGATTCCCCACGGCTCAGGCCGCCCCGTCGTTAGGCACCGGCACCAAATTAGCGGCGGCGGCAACGGTGGACTCCAACGCCGGAGAGATCTTGAAGAACCTCCCCCGTCGTCAGCGGGAGGTCTTGTCATTGATGATGAAAGGCTATTCCAACAAGCATATCGCCCGTCAACTGGGCATTTCCGAGGCCACGGTCAAAAGCCACGTGCGGGCGGTCTGCGACCGGTTGGGCGCCGAGAATCGGACCCAAGCCGTGGTGCTCGCCACCAACCTGGGCGTCAAGGTCTCATGA